GGGCGGCGGCCATCTCGACACCGGCGGGAAGCCCGACGAGCGCCCGGGCCAGCGGCTGACGCACCCGGACCCGCGCGCTCTTGCGGGCGGCGCGGCCGGCCTCGGCCAGCGCCCGTGAGATTCGCACCTGAGCCTGCAGATCCGGTTCCACCCGGGTGAGATCGGGAACCGGCCAGGTCGCGAGGTGTACCGAATCGGCGGCGTCGGGCTGCCCGGGGCGGACGACCCGCTGCCAGATCTCCTCGGTCACGAACGGGACGATCGGCGCCAGCAGGCGGGTCAGGATCTCCAGGCACTCGAAGAGCGTGGCCAGGGCGTCCTGGTCGCCGAGGCCGAACCGTTTGCGGTTACGGCGCACGTACCAGTTGGACAGCTCGTCGACGAACTCGGCCAGCAGGCGACCCGCGCCGGCGGTGTCGAAGTTCTCCAGACGGTCGTCCACCGCATCGGTCAGGAGGTGCACCTCACCCAGGATCCACCGGTCGAGCAACGGACGCGTGCCCGCCGGTGCCGCCGACGGCGGCTCCCAGCCGGCGCGGCTCGCATGAAGGGTGAAGAACGACGCCGTGTTCCAGTCGGTCATGAGGACCTTGCGCACGATCTCCTCGAGCGGTGCGCTGCCGACCCGGCGTTGCGACCAGGGTGAGCCGGAGCAGGCCATGAACCAGCGCAGGGCGTCGGCACCGTGGTCGTCCATCAGGGGGATGGGGGCCAGGATGTTGCCCAGGTGCTTGCTCATCTTGCGGCCGTCCTCGGCCATGATGTGGCCCAGGCAGACGACGTTCTCGTAGGGGGAACGGTCGAACACCAGGGTGCCGACGGCCATCAGGGTGTAGAACCAGCCCCGGGTCTGGTCGATCGCCTCGGCGATGTACTGCGCCGGATACGTGGCCTCGAACGCCTCGACGCTGCCGGGCACGTGCGGGTACCCGTGCGCGGCGAACGGCATCGCCCCGGAGTCGTACCAGGCGTCGATGACCTCGGGCACCCGGGTGGAGGTCTCGCCGCAGTCGGGGCAGGCGAAGGTGATCTCGTCGATGAAGGGGCGGTGCGGATCGAGCTGTGACAGGTCCTGTCCGGTGCGGCGGCCGAGGTCGGCCCGGGAGCTGATCGCGGTGACGTGGGAGTTGCGGCACCGCCACAGCGGCAGCGGCGTGCCCCAGTACCGCGAGCGCGACAGCGCCCAGTCGATGTTGTTCTCGAGCCAGTCGCCGTAGCGGCCGTGCTTGATGTGGCTGGGGAACCAGGTCGTCGACTCGTTCTCGCGCAGCAGTGCCTGCCGGACCCGGGTGGTGCGGATGTACCAGGACGGCTGCGCGTAGTACATGAGCGGTGTGTGGCAGCGCCAGCAGTGCGGGTACGGGTGCTCGACCGGCTGTACCCGCAGCAGTAGGCCGCGGGATCGCAGGTCGTCGATGACGATCGGGTCGGCGTCCTTGAAGAAGGTTCCACCGACGAGTGGCAGCTCGTCGTGGAAGCGGCCGTCGCGCCCGACCGGGTTGACGACGGGCAGGCGGTGGGCCCGGCTGACGCTGAGGTCGTCGGCGCCGAAAGCGGGGGCCTGGTGGACCAGGCCGGTGCCGTCGGCGGTGGTGACGTAGTCGGCGAGCACCACGAGGTGGGCGTCGGGGATGTCGACCAGGTCGAAGGGGCGGTGGTAGCGCAGGCCGGCCAGGTCCACACCCGGCACCCTGGCCAGGACCTCGGGCTCCTCGTCGCGCAGCACGTCCAGCAGGGGTTCGGCGACGACGAACGTTCCCCGGGCGGTGTGGGTCACGACGTAGGTGATCTCCGGGTTGACCGCCACCGCGGTGTTGGCCACGAGCGTCCACGGGGTGGTCGTCCACACCAGCAGGTCGACGTCGGGCTGCCCGCGGAGCGGGGCCTGGAGGGGGAAGCGGACGAAGACCGAGGGGTCGGTGACCGTCTCGTACCCCTGGGCCACCTCGTGGTCGGAGAGCGTCGTCTGGTCGCGCGGGCAGTACGGGGTGACCCGGAAGTCCTCGGTGAGCCGGCCGTCGGCGTGGATCTTCGCGAGCGACCACCACACCGAGTCGATATACTCCGGAGACATCGTCTCATAGGCGTTCTCCAGGTCGATCCAGTAGCCCATGCGGTCGGTGAGCTTCTCGAACTCGCCGACGTGACGGGTCACCGACTCCCGGCAGCGCTCGTTGAAGAACGCGACACCGGCCTTCTCGATTCCGGGCCTGTCGGTCAGTCCCAGTTCCTTCTCGACGGCCAGTTCGACGGGCAGGCCGTGGCAGTCCCAGCCGGCCTGGCGGGGCACCGAGAAGCCCTTCATGGTCTTGAACCGGGGGAACACGTCCTTGAAGACACGGGCCTCGACGTGGTGGGTGCCGGGGGCGCCGTTCGCGGTCGGCGGGCCCTCGTAGAAGGCCCAGGCCGGGCCGTCGGCCGTGCGGGCCAGCGACCGGGCGAACACGTCGTGGGACTTCCACCAGGCGGTGATCCGGTGATCGGTGGCCGGGAGGTCGATCCGGGACGGCAGGGCCTCGAACGGTGACCGGGGGGCGGGCGGTCGCGTCACGGGTGGGGGCTCCTCGGCTGATCGTCGGGCTGCTCGGGGCGGGCTTCAGTATGCGTGGCCGGGGTGGGTCAAGACCTCGTCCATCCCTCGTCCAGTGCGTCTTCCTAGGGTCGACGGGCCATCTGGAATCCAGGAAAGGACCGTTCGTGCGTTTCACGATCCGAGCCGTCATGGCGGCGGCTTCCGCCGTCGCCGCCGCGGCGGCGATGTCCGCCGTGGCCGCTCCCACCGCGCAGGCCGCCAGCAGCGCCGACTGCGCGTCGGGCAAGGTGTGCCTGTTCGAGGGCGCCGGGTACACGGGAGGGATCCTCACTCTCGGTACCAACTCCTCCGGCCTGCCGAATTGCGAGAAGTACCTGGGTGACAACTATTTCAGCAGTGGAACGCTGGCCGACAACAACGCGTCGTCGGTCATCAACAACTCCGGGACGGCCGTGGTCTCCTACAACAAGGCCCAGTGGCCGTCCCCGCAGGGTGACTGGTACTTCATCGTCAGCGCCGGCGGGAGGCTGTCCAGCCTGACGCAGACGACCTCCTACTGGGGAGGCAGCGGGAGCGACGGCCGGGGATACACCGTCAACATGAACGATTCGGTGAGCGCCGCCTGCTGATCGTCACCTGAGAGCGGCCGGTCCCGGGGAACCGGCCGCCCTCGGACCGGCGCTACTTGTACTCGACCAGCTTGACGGTCCCGGCGAACTTGCCCTCGGCGCCCAGGGCGATGGGCGCGGTGCTGTTCCAGAGACCGAAGCCGATGTACCGGGCGGGCGTGGAGTTCTGGGTCTGGGTGCCGCCCACGTTGATCCGGACCCGCACACCGTTCGTGTTGAGAATCGTGTCCCAGCAGGTGCCCGGCTTGATCTGCGGAGTCTTCAGCCAGACGGTGCTGCCCGCGGTGTCCTTGTAGATGACGGCCGAGGCCCAGTAGTCGCCCTGCGCGCAGATCCGGACCTGGTTGTAGGGGTTGGTGGCGGCCGACGCCCCGGACATCCCGGAGACCGCGATGACGGTCGTGGCCAGGGCGGTCGCGCCCAGGGCGGCGAGTCGTCGGAGTGTGTTCTTCTTCGCCAAGATTCAGGCTCCCGTGTTGATTCGGTCGGACCAGGCCGATGGAACCAGAGTGCACTGGACAGGCGCTGCACGGCGTCTTGATTCGCAGTGGCCGCCGCCGGGGCGCGCCGGTCGGGTGCGCCCGGGAACAACTGGAAATCAACACCGGTGATGAAGGATGCGCTGGACGGTCCGTCCGGACCGGGCACGCATCCGAACGTTTCAGCGGGAAGGACTCCCATGACCAGCACGCGAGTTCCGGTCGTCTTCATCCACGGTCTGTGGCTGCACGCCTCGTCCTGGCAGGCCTGGGCCGAACGGTTCGCCGGGCAGGGCTACGAGCCGGTGTTCCCGGGTTGGCCGAACGAGCCGGCCACGGTCGAGGAGGCTCGCGCGAATCCCGAGGCGGTCGCCGGGATCGGGATCGACGACGTGACCGAGCATTACACGAAGATCATTCAGGCGCTGCCGAGTGCGCCGGTGCTGGTCGGGCACTCGTTCGGTGGTCTGTTCGTGCAGAAGCTGCTGGGGCAGGGTCTGGGGCGGGCGGGGGTGGCGATCGATCCGGCGCAGATCAAGGGGGTCAAGGCGCTGCCGTTGGCGCAGTTGCGGTCGGGTTCGCCGGTGCTGGGTAATCCGGCCAACCGTAGGCGTTCGGTGGCGTTGACGAAGGCGCAGTTCCGGTACGGGTTCGGTAACGCGATCAGCGAGGGCGAGTCGGACGAGCTGTTCGAGCGATGGACGATCCCCTCACCCGGACGTCCGCTGTTCGAGGCCGCTTTCGCGAACTTCTCCCGTCACTCCGCCGCCGCCGTGAACACCGCCAACCCGGATCGGGGACCGCTGCTGTTCATCTCGGGCCAGCAGGACCACACCGTCCCGGACGTGGTCACCCGGGGCGCGTTCAGGCAGTACGCCTCGTCGCCGGCCGTGACCGAGCTGAGGCAGTTCGCCGACCGGGGGCATTCGCTGGCCCTGGACCAGGGTTGGGGCGAGATCGCCGACGCATCGCTGACCTGGCTGGCCGGGAAGGTCGACGTCACGGCCGCGTGAGCAGCGGCTCCTGAGCCAGGCGGATCGACGCGAGGGAGGGGAGCAGGGCGAAAAGGCCGCCGGCCAGCGCCAGGACGCCGATGGCCGTCCCTGCTCCCACCTGGTCGGCGACGACGCCGGCCAGGAAGGCACCGGCTCCCTGAGCCGTCGCATTCATCGACGCGGCGATGCCCATGCCGCGTCCTCGCTGGTCGTTCGGCAGCAGGTCGGCGAACGAGGATGCGGCGAGCACGGTCAGCACCGACCACGTGGCGCCGCTGATACCGAAAGTTATGACTACAAGCAGAGGCTGATGGAGGACGCCGGTTACCAGCAGGGGGAGTCCCGGCACCAGACAGGCGGCCGGGAACAGCCGGCGGTACCGGCTCGCGTCGACGTAGCGGGCGAAGACGGCCAGGGTCACGACCGAGAACAGGCCCTCGGAGGCCATGAAGATGCCCACCCAGGCGGTGTCCAGGTGCAGGTCGAACGCCAGCGGCGTGGCCAGCGCCTTCGGCGCGGTGAGGAAGAGTCCCAGCCCGGTGGACAGGAAGATGGCCCGCAGCGACGGGGAGCGCCAGATGAGGGCGAACGTGGTGCGGGTACTCCCGCCCGTGGTCCCGGTCAGCGCCGCCGGTCGCGGACGTACCCACACCTGCACGATCAGCGCCGCCGCGGCAAAGGTGAGCGCGTCGATCAGCAGGCACCGGCTGGGCCCGACCGTCGTGGCGAGCACGCCGCCCGCACAGTAGCCGATGAGCTGGCCGCCCTGCGAGAGCGATTGTCGCACAGCCATTCCCGCGCCAAATTGGTCCTGTGGGAGAACGTCGCGCAGAAGAGCCAGGCGGGTGGCCGCGTAGGGGCCGCTGAGGAACGCGGACAGGCCCACGCAGCCGCACAGCACCGGCAACGACAGGCCGGGAAGGGCCATCGTCATCATGATCAGGGCCCGCACCGTGTCGATGGCCACGGATACCTGGCGGCGTGGCCGGCGGTCGGCCAGCTGCGAGAGGGTGAGGGCACCGGCCACCGTCGGCAGGTATGTCAGGGCGTAGGTCAGGCCGCTGAGCCCGGCCGAACGGGTGCGCTCGAAGACCAGCAGTGCCAACGCTACCCGGGATAGCTGATCGCCCACCACCGAGAGAGTTTCGGCGGTCAGTAGGGCCGGGAACTCGCGGCCCGGGGGTGGGCTGGGCATGACGTGACTCCTCGGTGTCCGGATGCTTCTCCCGAAGGTCTCACCGCACAGTGGAGAAGCACTTCCCGACCGTCGCCGGAGTGCGGAACTGGACGTTCACTCCTGGTTCAGATGAGCTGCGTTCACTGGTTTTCGTCAACCGTGAGACGGAGGAGGTGCAGTCGTGAAGCTCGCTGACT
This window of the Kineosporia sp. NBRC 101731 genome carries:
- a CDS encoding alpha/beta hydrolase, whose amino-acid sequence is MTSTRVPVVFIHGLWLHASSWQAWAERFAGQGYEPVFPGWPNEPATVEEARANPEAVAGIGIDDVTEHYTKIIQALPSAPVLVGHSFGGLFVQKLLGQGLGRAGVAIDPAQIKGVKALPLAQLRSGSPVLGNPANRRRSVALTKAQFRYGFGNAISEGESDELFERWTIPSPGRPLFEAAFANFSRHSAAAVNTANPDRGPLLFISGQQDHTVPDVVTRGAFRQYASSPAVTELRQFADRGHSLALDQGWGEIADASLTWLAGKVDVTAA
- a CDS encoding peptidase inhibitor family I36 protein, encoding MRFTIRAVMAAASAVAAAAAMSAVAAPTAQAASSADCASGKVCLFEGAGYTGGILTLGTNSSGLPNCEKYLGDNYFSSGTLADNNASSVINNSGTAVVSYNKAQWPSPQGDWYFIVSAGGRLSSLTQTTSYWGGSGSDGRGYTVNMNDSVSAAC
- a CDS encoding MFS transporter; translation: MPSPPPGREFPALLTAETLSVVGDQLSRVALALLVFERTRSAGLSGLTYALTYLPTVAGALTLSQLADRRPRRQVSVAIDTVRALIMMTMALPGLSLPVLCGCVGLSAFLSGPYAATRLALLRDVLPQDQFGAGMAVRQSLSQGGQLIGYCAGGVLATTVGPSRCLLIDALTFAAAALIVQVWVRPRPAALTGTTGGSTRTTFALIWRSPSLRAIFLSTGLGLFLTAPKALATPLAFDLHLDTAWVGIFMASEGLFSVVTLAVFARYVDASRYRRLFPAACLVPGLPLLVTGVLHQPLLVVITFGISGATWSVLTVLAASSFADLLPNDQRGRGMGIAASMNATAQGAGAFLAGVVADQVGAGTAIGVLALAGGLFALLPSLASIRLAQEPLLTRP
- the ileS gene encoding isoleucine--tRNA ligase, with the protein product MTRPPAPRSPFEALPSRIDLPATDHRITAWWKSHDVFARSLARTADGPAWAFYEGPPTANGAPGTHHVEARVFKDVFPRFKTMKGFSVPRQAGWDCHGLPVELAVEKELGLTDRPGIEKAGVAFFNERCRESVTRHVGEFEKLTDRMGYWIDLENAYETMSPEYIDSVWWSLAKIHADGRLTEDFRVTPYCPRDQTTLSDHEVAQGYETVTDPSVFVRFPLQAPLRGQPDVDLLVWTTTPWTLVANTAVAVNPEITYVVTHTARGTFVVAEPLLDVLRDEEPEVLARVPGVDLAGLRYHRPFDLVDIPDAHLVVLADYVTTADGTGLVHQAPAFGADDLSVSRAHRLPVVNPVGRDGRFHDELPLVGGTFFKDADPIVIDDLRSRGLLLRVQPVEHPYPHCWRCHTPLMYYAQPSWYIRTTRVRQALLRENESTTWFPSHIKHGRYGDWLENNIDWALSRSRYWGTPLPLWRCRNSHVTAISSRADLGRRTGQDLSQLDPHRPFIDEITFACPDCGETSTRVPEVIDAWYDSGAMPFAAHGYPHVPGSVEAFEATYPAQYIAEAIDQTRGWFYTLMAVGTLVFDRSPYENVVCLGHIMAEDGRKMSKHLGNILAPIPLMDDHGADALRWFMACSGSPWSQRRVGSAPLEEIVRKVLMTDWNTASFFTLHASRAGWEPPSAAPAGTRPLLDRWILGEVHLLTDAVDDRLENFDTAGAGRLLAEFVDELSNWYVRRNRKRFGLGDQDALATLFECLEILTRLLAPIVPFVTEEIWQRVVRPGQPDAADSVHLATWPVPDLTRVEPDLQAQVRISRALAEAGRAARKSARVRVRQPLARALVGLPAGVEMAAALLDDIADELNVKELVRLDAADAVVDIAVKPSFRNLGKRFGPRTPQIARAIRAQDPVVLVGRLRSGDSAAVDVDGETVTVGPDDVQITEIPRTGWVVESQREVTLALDARVTPSLAAEGTARDLVRVVQQARRASGFDPSDAVRVSVDGPDEVLDAVREHADFVRRETLAVRLDLGGPAAGQFTGNVGEGHTVRVDVVRP